The region GGATGCTGGGGGCGACGCCGTAGTAGGCGGTAACGTGTTCGTCGTTGGGGTGGCCGGTGACGAGGTTGGCGGCGGGGACAAGGCCGCTGGTCTCTACGCCGTGGATCTGGTCGAAGGGATGAACGGGCGTGGAGGTCGCTTTGAGCAGGTCGCGCGGGCGAATGGGAGTGGGCTTTTTGCTCATGGTCTAGCGAATCTGGATGAGGTTCGGATTGCCGTCGAGGCCGAGGATTCTGCGTCCGGCGGGGGTGATATTGGCTGGACTCCATGTGGGTTTTGCGTGGATGGTGATGGTCGTTTGACCGACGGTTTCGAGCCCGGCGAGACGGTTGGCGATCTGGGCACGAAGTTGGGCCTCGGCCTCTTCGCTGGGGTGGGTGAGAATGAGGTCGATCTTGACGCGATGCTTTTGCGGGACGCCTGGGATGCCCACGCCAGGGGCTTCGCTGTCGGGAGTGATGGCGATGGAGCGGACGAGCCCGAGATCGACGATGTTGCAGGGAAGCTCGGGATCGTAGCAGTCTCGCAGCGCCGCGAGGATTTCGGACTCGGTGAGCATGCTAGTGTTTGCGCTCGACCAGGTAGTTAGCGAGGGCCTTCAGCGGGTTAGCGGCGGGGCCGAAGGGAACGAGGGCAGCGAAGGCGTCGGCGATGAGCTCTTTGGCGTCGTGCAGAGAGCGCTCGATGCCGTAGACGGCGGGCCACGTGGCCTTGATGCTGGCGGTATCCTTGCCTGCGGTCTTGCCGAGCTGGGCGGAGTTCTGGGTCATGTCCAAAACATCATCGACGATCTGGAAGGCGAGCCCGGCCTTCTCGCCGAAGGTGCGAAGACGGGTGATGGTGTCGCTGGAAGATTTGGTCTGGGAGCCGTAAAGACCTCCGGCGACGATGCTGACGGTGATGAGCGCACCGGTCTTGGCGCGGTGGATGGCTTCGACCAGCTCGGCGGTAGGGGCTTTACCTTCGGACTCAATATCGACAACCTGACCGCCGATCATGCCGGGAGGAAGGGAACTGTTCGCTCCTACTCCGGTGCCTATGGCGAGGGAGATTTCGCTGAGGATGGCAACGGTGGTTGATGGCGGCGACGGGAGAGAGGCGAGGGTCTGGAAGGCAAGGGTTTGGAGGGCGTCGCCGGCGAGGATAGCGATGGCTTCGCCAAAGACGACGTGGCAGGTGGGCTTGCCGCGGCGAAGATCGTCGTTGTCGAGCGCGGGCAGGTCGTCATGAATGAGGGAGTAGGTGTGCAGCATCTCGAGTGCTGCGCCGAGGTCTGCTGCGCCCTCGGGAATCTCAGTTTCGCCGCTGACCATGCGGGCGGCTTCCATACAAAGGATGGGACGAAGCCGTTTGCCCCCCGCGAAGGTGCTGTGCCGCATCGCGCGGTGGATGGAGTGGGGCAGCGTATCAGGAGAGGGCAGCAGGCGTTCGAGCGCTGCGTCGGTGAGCTGTGCGCCGGAGTGAAGCAGGGATTGCACTGTAAAGTTCATTGAGGCTTGATGATAAATCACGAGTGGCGCATGAAGCTTAGCCGATGATGCGTCATCGCGGGGTAAGAGTGAGTGTATGCGCTGCTGCGTTGTCTGTGGAGGTTTTGCTGAAGGGCAGCGTGAAGGTTGTGCCGTTATACCAGGCGGGCCATTGGTCCATGAACCAGGGGCTGGCTGGATTGCCGGATTGGCCGAGGACGACGTTGAGGGTGGAGTGATCGAGGTCGGAGAGGTCGGCGGTGAAGCGCTCTGAGGGGCCGAAGGTGCGGCCTACTTGCTTGACGGTGGTAGTGTCGCCGCTCTGAGGTTGTGCACCGGTCCCGGTGGGGACGCCGATCAGGCGCTGGAGCAGCGGTGATTGAGCGAAGATGGGGTGCTCGATGTCGACAGGATGCGATTTGCCGTACTGCCATTTGCGAAGATCGAAGGGAGCATGGGCCTCAAGCAAGCCCTGTGCCACGGCTGCTGTAAGAAATTCGTCCCAGTTGGCATAGCTGGCGGGGAGCCAGCGGGCGGGGGTGTGCATGATGATCTGTTCCTCGGCATAGGGTTTTTCGTCCCAGGTGTAGAGCTGGGCGCTGTCGCCGGGATGAGGGCCGAGGTGGGGATTAAGCAGCATTGGCCAGAGGGCGGCGCGAGTGGCGTCTACGATAGCTGGTGCAGAGGCGTTGATGTCTACGTTGCCGTTCCACTTGCGTAGGATATCGGCGGCCTGACGGATGCGTTTGTCTTTTGTGGTGGAGTGGTCGATGGCGTAAGCGAGGCGTTGCGCGATGACGTGATCGAGGTCAGAGTAGACATCGGTTTGAAGCGCGAGCATATCGGCTGGAGTGAGGTGATCGCGGGAGCTGAGTACCTTCCAGATGCGCTCGTTGCGATAGGGTGCAGCCCAGTTGAGGGTGATGGGAAACGGGTAGCCATCGGGGGTGACGCGGGAGTTGGCGGTGGCAAGGATGCCGCCGGGAGGGTCGAATGCCTGGGGTAGCTGGTCGAAGGGGATGTAGCCTGCCCAATCGTGGGTGGCGTCGAGCGCGTCTGTGGGGACTGGGCTGAGTGCGGTGGGCTGGGTGATGCTGCCGCGGATGGGGACCTTGCCTACGGCATGGTAGCCGATGTTACCGTGGTCGTCGGCGAAGACGACGTTTTGCGCGGGGCCTCCGAAGGTGGAGAAGGCTGCGGTGAAGGAAGGCCAGTCGACGGCAGAGTCAATGTTAAGGAACGAAGCGGTGATGTTCGTGGGGTCGTAGATGGTCCAGCGGAGCGACAGGGCGCGATTTTCTTTGGGGAAGATAGAGGAGATGAGGGGCGTGGCTGTATCGCCGTGTTGGGTGGCGGTTACGTCGAGGATGACATCGGAATGATGGAGGACATGGATGACTTCGCGCTGATGAAG is a window of Edaphobacter dinghuensis DNA encoding:
- a CDS encoding polyprenyl synthetase family protein, encoding MNFTVQSLLHSGAQLTDAALERLLPSPDTLPHSIHRAMRHSTFAGGKRLRPILCMEAARMVSGETEIPEGAADLGAALEMLHTYSLIHDDLPALDNDDLRRGKPTCHVVFGEAIAILAGDALQTLAFQTLASLPSPPSTTVAILSEISLAIGTGVGANSSLPPGMIGGQVVDIESEGKAPTAELVEAIHRAKTGALITVSIVAGGLYGSQTKSSSDTITRLRTFGEKAGLAFQIVDDVLDMTQNSAQLGKTAGKDTASIKATWPAVYGIERSLHDAKELIADAFAALVPFGPAANPLKALANYLVERKH
- a CDS encoding penicillin acylase family protein, which produces MNSFDPVPIDPALLARRFPNENPSPKSSLPNRLRRILFRTVAIAVPLVILLAVTVFFAGRYWTRHALRDSLPQIDGTLSIAGLSAPVTVQRDAHGVPHIHAATLNDLVIAQGFVTAQDRLWQMDILRRHAAGELAEILGPSLVPHDRAQRILQVRAAADRTIASLPPDQLHWLQLYAQGVNASIAAQGTRLPIEFRILRYQPEPWTPRDSILVGLAMFQDLTNTFPQKLDREALSAKLPPELLNDLYPVGSWRDHPPTQPIPDLTNPPTDFIDVPLDESQSKFTQPTLTHDLLTLQKILSTNRCEGCIAGSNNWVVSGTRTASGKPLLSNDMHLNHSVPGVWYEADLQSTNDNFHTAGVTLPGYPFVIVGHNDHIAWGFTNLGADVQDIYIEHLRGSGSTAEYESPGNIWHPLLHQREVIHVLHHSDVILDVTATQHGDTATPLISSIFPKENRALSLRWTIYDPTNITASFLNIDSAVDWPSFTAAFSTFGGPAQNVVFADDHGNIGYHAVGKVPIRGSITQPTALSPVPTDALDATHDWAGYIPFDQLPQAFDPPGGILATANSRVTPDGYPFPITLNWAAPYRNERIWKVLSSRDHLTPADMLALQTDVYSDLDHVIAQRLAYAIDHSTTKDKRIRQAADILRKWNGNVDINASAPAIVDATRAALWPMLLNPHLGPHPGDSAQLYTWDEKPYAEEQIIMHTPARWLPASYANWDEFLTAAVAQGLLEAHAPFDLRKWQYGKSHPVDIEHPIFAQSPLLQRLIGVPTGTGAQPQSGDTTTVKQVGRTFGPSERFTADLSDLDHSTLNVVLGQSGNPASPWFMDQWPAWYNGTTFTLPFSKTSTDNAAAHTLTLTPR
- a CDS encoding metal-sulfur cluster assembly factor produces the protein MLTESEILAALRDCYDPELPCNIVDLGLVRSIAITPDSEAPGVGIPGVPQKHRVKIDLILTHPSEEAEAQLRAQIANRLAGLETVGQTTITIHAKPTWSPANITPAGRRILGLDGNPNLIQIR